The following proteins are encoded in a genomic region of Salminus brasiliensis chromosome 17, fSalBra1.hap2, whole genome shotgun sequence:
- the minar1 gene encoding major intrinsically disordered Notch2-binding receptor 1, whose translation MDAVPEYSLFLVRILEELDTKYSTVSYQDLCKSLCARFDLVHLAKLRSLLFYTACLDPSFPATLFKDKMRCSVEDQQSKKLMVAADIVTMFNLIQMNGGMAKDKLPMSHRPKFHKNQSFESCRSDTDVYKYNDCDRAYDFPERRGHHVSRMSPCPKSECNNCPPFLPTSDPNFLLGVTKDLKCRAASLDKLQHLPQYPSASPPPCEMQSTYFPMDIDSESTTDQESLHINPNGKDVFLPNSEPFTVHSCVQKRNIFKEDFHNLVAFSPHVISTETKPSARGGGDYHRRELHKPPTFFNHSFELPYSNPYFEPANSPIQSKSRVKHESLDDLQASTYFGPTTVTECVNTRRTSGKQSRQQAWPVKSLSLNTEECPDFERSFLNNKVPKDNHRHNISTMDNDQHFQCAKEKPTASPGGYSKKSNGPKMKEMSSVACGPCVEKREGGKRFKDKSINCPSIQAATIDNGLSVGTQTEQSEQRKLKDYSIHSKYGERPSFKHLEEECEIVSDDISDIFRFLDDMSVCGSLGITQSSCYNSNGSLSQVTKSDGDSSPERNTIKLGKSTIKLDRLFHSLENSDDELKASVCKLVLRIGEIEKKLESLSGVRGEISQVLSKLTKLDEKIQEPEANGKSADGGMPPQIQTEVNLSPHVFQCHTTGHNVKVDTNAEWCCSDASGSESLRVKALKKSMFTRRSSRSLTEENSATESKVASITNSPRDWRTVSYSSHPGEEVKEKERHGEGKDRHRKAKETDRQYDAHQAHQTHQAHQTHQAHQTHQAHQAHRSSKPPKDSYLVEQVFSPHHFPPSVKSHVKGSPLYTDLRLTGMPEGKRPQPSWTIEEFKRNSGDKSKLNALDLQTQESLNPNNLEYWMEDIYTPGYDSLLKRKEAEFRRAKVCKIGALIAAAACTVILVIVVPICTMKS comes from the exons ATGGATGCGGTGCCAGAGTATTCCCTTTTCCTCGTCCGGATTTTGGAGGAACTAGACACCAAGTACAGCACCGTGTCCTATCAGGATCTGTGCAAATCCCTGTGCGCTCGCTTCGACCTGGTCCACCTGGCAAAGCTGAGGAGCCTGCTGTTCTACACGGCATGTCTGGACCCAAGTTTCCCCGCTACCCTGTTTAAGGACAAGATGAGGTGCTCGGTCGAGGACCAGCAGTCCAAGAAGCTCATGGTGGCCGCCGACATTGTCACCATGTTCAACCTCATCCAGATGAACGGTGGCATGGCCAAAGACAAGCTGCCAATGAGTCACAGACCCAAGTTTCATAAGAACCAGTCCTTTGAGTCCTGCAGGTCTGACACGGACGTCTACAAGTACAACGACTGTGACAGGGCGTATGACTTCCCGGAGAGAAGGGGTCATCACGTTTCCCGGATGTCGCCCTGCCCCAAATCGGAGTGCAACAACTGTCCTCCGTTTCTACCAACCTCGGACCCCAACTTCCTCCTGGGAGTCACCAAGGATCTGAAATGTAGAGCAGCGTCGCTGGATAAGTTGCAGCATCTGCCTCAGTACCCCAGTGCCAGTCCTCCTCCATGCGAGATGCAGAGCACCTACTTCCCCATGGACATCGACAGCGAGTCCACCACTGACCAGGAGTCGCTGCACATCAACCCAAACGGCAAGGACGTTTTCCTGCCCAACTCAGAGCCTTTCACTGTGCACTCGTGCGTGCAAAAGCGGAATATTTTCAAGGAAGATTTCCACAACCTTGTTGCCTTTTCGCCCCATGTGATCTCCACCGAGACCAAGCCCAGTGCCAGAGGCGGTGGAGACTACCACAGGAGGGAGCTGCACAAGCCGCCCACCTTTTTTAATCACAGCTTCGAGCTGCCGTACAGCAACCCTTACTTTGAACCCGCCAACTCACCCATTCAGAGCAAAAGCCGGGTGAAGCATGAGAGCCTAGACGACCTGCAGGCGTCCACGTATTTCGGCCCGACGACTGTCACAGAGTGTGTGAACACCAGGAGGACATCTGGGAAGCAGAGCAGGCAGCAGGCTTGGCCCGTCAAGAGTTTAAGCCTAAACACGGAGGAGTGCCCCGACTTTGAGAGATCCTTTTTGAACAACAAGGTGCCGAAAGACAATCACCGGCATAACATCAGCACCATGGACAACGACCAGCACTTTCAGTGTGCCAAAGAGAAGCCCACCGCCTCTCCGGGAGGATACTCCAAGAAGTCCAACGGACCGAAGATGAAGGAGATGTCCTCTGTGGCATGTGGTCCCTGTGTTGAAAAGAGAGAAGGCGGCAAGAGGTTCAAGGACAAGAGTATCAATTGCCCATCGATCCAGGCTGCTACCATAGACAATGGCCTTAGTGTAGGGACACAGACGGAGCAGTCTGAACAGAGGAAGCTGAAAGACTACAGCATCCACAGCAAGTATGGGGAGAGGCCTTCTTTCAAACACTTGGAGGAGGAATGTGAAATTGTGAGCGATGACATCAGTGACATTTTTCGCTTTCTGGACGATATGAGCGTTTGCGGTTCCCTTGGAATCACCCAGTCGTCCTGCTACAACAGCAACGGCTCCCTCTCTCAGGTGACCAAGTCAGATGGGGATAGCTCGCCCGAGCGCAACACGATCAAACTAGGCAAGTCCACCATCAAGCTAGACCGCCTCTTCCACTCTCTGGAGAACTCTGATGACGAGCTCAAGGCAAGCGTCTGCAAACTGGTCCTCAGGATTGGCGAGATTGAGAAGAAGCTTGAATCTCTCTCAGGAGTGCGTGGGGAGATCTCCCAGGTCCTGTCTAAGCTCACCAAGCTGGACGAGAAGATTCAGGAACCTGAAGCGAACGGGAAATCTGCCGATGGCGGCATGCCGCCGCAGATCCAGACGGAAGTCAACCTGTCGCCTCACGTGTTTCAGTGCCACACCACGGGACACAACGTGAAAGTGGACACGAACGCTGAGTGGTGCTGCTCGGATGCCAGCGGCAGCGAAAGCCTGAGGGTGAAAGCTTTAAAAAAGAGCATGTTCACCCGCAGGTCGTCCAGGTCGCTGACGGAGGAGAACAGTGCCACGGAGTCCAAGGTGGCCAGCATCACCAACTCACCTAGAGACTGGAGGACTGTCTCCTACTCTAGCCATCCAGGGGAGGAGGTCAAAGAGAAGGAACGGCATGGAGAAGGCAAGGACAGACACAGGAAAGCCAAAGAG ACAGATCGACAGTATGACGCCCACCAGGCCCACCAGACCCACCAGGCCCATCAGACCCACCAGGCCCATCAGACCCACCAGGCCCATCAGGCTCACCGTTCTTCCAAGCCACCCAAGGACTCCTACCTGGTGGAGCAGGTGTTCAGCCCCCACCATTTCCCCCCATCCGTCAAGTCCCATGTCAAGGGCAGTCCCCTCTACACTGACCTGCGATTGACCGGCATGCCCGAGGGCAAGCGCCCGCAGCCCTCTTGGACCATAGAGGAATTCAAACGCAACTCAGGAGACAAGAGCAAACTCAACGCGCTGGACCTGCAG